A genomic window from Serratia liquefaciens includes:
- a CDS encoding GNAT family N-acetyltransferase, translated as MTALPIRIVLPDELEASLRPLRPDDVHAWSAYLSEPGVTEHTSWGDVGPTDLEKLVADYAKGRDAIRWAIVDANDSLLGTVGLNEISRDHGRAEIAYDLDPRHCGRGLATAAARAVIHWAHTALGLQRVQATVLESNLLSIAVLERVGMQREGLIRQYRRVRGQARDYWMYAAIQNKEQ; from the coding sequence GTGACGGCATTGCCAATACGAATAGTATTACCTGACGAACTCGAAGCGTCTTTAAGGCCACTGAGACCGGATGATGTTCACGCCTGGTCGGCGTATTTGAGTGAGCCTGGCGTCACGGAACATACCAGTTGGGGTGATGTCGGGCCGACGGATCTGGAGAAGCTCGTCGCCGATTATGCCAAAGGCAGGGATGCGATTCGTTGGGCTATCGTGGACGCGAATGACAGTTTGCTCGGGACGGTGGGGCTGAACGAAATATCCCGCGATCACGGCCGGGCTGAAATTGCTTACGATCTTGACCCGCGCCACTGTGGCCGAGGTTTGGCGACGGCGGCCGCGAGAGCCGTTATACATTGGGCGCATACGGCTCTGGGCCTTCAGCGCGTGCAGGCCACGGTCCTGGAGAGCAACCTATTGTCGATTGCCGTGCTGGAGCGGGTAGGTATGCAACGCGAAGGCTTGATAAGGCAATATCGCCGGGTACGCGGGCAGGCTCGAGATTACTGGATG
- a CDS encoding alpha/beta hydrolase has protein sequence MDPTRLNEDYDARATVGVEGFAREMARYRSQSEKMKSSYGRHLDVTCCKESGQALDIYGPRGNGSLLPVFIFIHGGYWRALSKDDSAMMAGTLAENGIATVAIDYPLAPAAGIGDIVHAVRSAVAFIWRRGHEFGLDPDRISLGGSSAGAHLLATLLAPGWHAAFGVPNDLVKFAFPISGLFELAPLMKTHVQEWLALSDASVADYSPMRHIPAPGCPITVAWAGGDPPGFKRQSAAYASLYKATGAETDLLEVPHCNHFDVLMEWADPTSLLSRTLISGISRHL, from the coding sequence ATGGATCCGACACGCCTCAATGAGGACTACGATGCCCGCGCTACGGTGGGCGTTGAAGGATTCGCCAGAGAAATGGCGCGTTATCGCTCGCAGTCCGAAAAGATGAAATCCTCCTATGGCCGCCATTTAGATGTCACCTGTTGTAAGGAGAGCGGCCAGGCTCTGGATATATACGGGCCAAGGGGGAATGGGTCGCTACTGCCCGTTTTCATTTTTATTCACGGGGGGTACTGGCGGGCGCTGTCGAAAGACGATTCCGCGATGATGGCGGGCACATTGGCGGAAAATGGCATTGCCACGGTGGCTATAGATTATCCACTCGCGCCGGCAGCCGGCATCGGTGACATTGTCCATGCCGTACGCAGTGCCGTGGCGTTCATTTGGCGGCGAGGACATGAGTTTGGGCTGGATCCGGATCGGATCTCGCTAGGCGGCAGTTCTGCAGGAGCCCATTTGCTGGCAACCCTGCTAGCCCCTGGCTGGCATGCAGCCTTTGGTGTACCGAACGATCTGGTGAAGTTCGCTTTTCCCATTAGCGGGCTTTTTGAACTGGCACCCTTGATGAAGACGCACGTACAGGAATGGCTGGCACTCTCCGATGCCAGCGTTGCCGATTACAGCCCGATGCGTCATATCCCTGCGCCGGGATGCCCCATCACCGTTGCCTGGGCTGGAGGCGATCCTCCCGGTTTCAAGCGCCAGTCTGCGGCCTATGCCTCATTGTATAAAGCGACCGGTGCGGAAACGGATCTGCTGGAGGTGCCCCATTGCAACCACTTCGATGTGCTGATGGAATGGGCCGACCCGACTTCTCTGCTTTCCCGAACGCTGATCTCGGGAATATCACGCCATCTTTGA